One genomic segment of Arachis duranensis cultivar V14167 chromosome 4, aradu.V14167.gnm2.J7QH, whole genome shotgun sequence includes these proteins:
- the LOC107485603 gene encoding 54S ribosomal protein L24, mitochondrial: MAFRGKEMMKKVLKRVGENNLNPRVKESLEKCIPRSKVVMGRAKRGLFAGRHIQFGNSVSEDGGNKTRRTWKPNVQEKRLFSYILDRHIQVKVTTHALCCIDKAGGIDEYLLKTPYQKMDTEIGVFWKAKMEKLYEELGEKEVVFFAPKDEAKFEQGFRDLKLSEKEARKETRRKMFAQISKHKLIGVESKDGQSIEDGEEILHGARKQLVPVSYVLAADKLKVGSYVSN; the protein is encoded by the exons ATGGCGTTCAGAGGCAAAGAGATGATGAAGAAAGTGTTGAAGAGAGTTGGAGAGAACAATTTGAACCCGAGAGTGAAGGAATCGCTGGAGAAATGTATACCTCGAAGCAAGGTTGTAATGGGTCGTGCCAAACGCGGCCTATTTGCCGGTAGACACATTCAGTTCGGCAACAGTGTTAGTGAAGATGGCGGTAACAA GACAAGGAGAACGTGGAAACCTAATGTCCAAGAAAAGcggctcttcagttacatcctGGATCGTCACATTCAGGTCAAAGTGACCACCCATGCCCTTTGTTGCATAGACAAAGCTGGTGGGATTGATGAATACTTGCTGAAAACTCCTTATCAAAAAATGGACACTGAGATCGGTGTCTTCTGGAAGGCAAAGATGGAGAAGCTCTATGAAGAGCTTGGCGAGAAGGAGGTTGTGTTCTTTGCACCAAAGGATGAAGCCAAGTTTGAACAAGGCTTTAGAGATTTGAAGCTATCTGAAAAGGAAGCGCGCAAGGAAACCAGAAGAAAAATGTTTGCCCAGATAAGCAAGCACAAGCTGATTGGGGTAGAAAGTAAAGATGGTCAATCTATCGAGGACGGTGAAGAAATCTTGCATGGTGCTCGGAAACAGTTGGTCCCAGTTTCATATGTGTTGGCTGCTGACAAGCTCAAGGTTGGGAGTTATGTTTCTAATTAA